A region from the Triticum urartu cultivar G1812 chromosome 1, Tu2.1, whole genome shotgun sequence genome encodes:
- the LOC125530320 gene encoding iron-phytosiderophore transporter yellow stripe 1-like isoform X2, whose amino-acid sequence MHTAAVELPHICFPPFVILSTQVREATKAGSEHGSREKQHRRRKGPGAVVVLIAGRPGDRQEAAAAASKPPKELRASRLRPGRDGARSRRLLRRLALVLPARGKEQRVGMDVVAPEMEKHEAAEGDMESSDPALAAGPREHELEPVGRWQDDLTVRGMVAALLIGCIYTVIVMRMSLTTGLVPTLNVSAALLSFLALRGWTSLLDRFGIVSRPFTPQENTIVQTCGVACYTIAFAGGFGSTLLGLNKKTYELAGDSVANRPGSYKEPGIGWMTAFLFSCCFGGLLTLIPLRQVLVVDYKLTYPSGTATAVLINGFHTTQGDKNSKKQIRGFLKYFGGSFIWSFFQWFYTGGDACGFVQFPTFGLKAWKQTFFFDFSMTYVGAGMICPHIVNVSTLLGAILSYGILYPLISKNKGDWYPATVKESSMKSLYGYKAFICIALILGDGLYQFIKIISITFKGMYRQFSRKYISNRAKNMDNTVSLEDMQRDEVFKRGHLPAWMAYSGYAVLSVVAAITTPIMFRQVKWYYIVIAYVVAPMLGFANSYGTGLTDINMGYNYGKIGLFVFAGWAGRDNGVVAGLVTGTCVKQLVLISADLMHDFKTGYLTKTSPRSMMVAQAIGTVMGCILAPLTFMLFYKAFDIGNPDGYWKAPYALIYRNMAILGVEGFSVLPKYCLALSGGFFAFAALLSIARDVMPHRYSKYVPIPMAMAVPFLVGGSFAIDMCVGSLVVFVWNKINKKEAGFMVPAVASGLICGDGIWTFPSSILAIAKIKPPICMQFTPAP is encoded by the exons ATGCACACAGCCGCGGTGGAGCTCCCGCACATTTGTTTCCCTCCCTTCGTTATTCTATCCACGCAAGTCCGCGAGGCGACCAAGGCCGGAAGCGAGCATGGAAGTCGAGAGAAGCAGCACCGACGCCGCAAGGGACCCGGCGCCGTCGTCGTCCTCATCGCTGGCCGACCTGGAGACCGCCAAGAGGCGGCCGCGGCGGCTTCCAAGCCGCCCAAAGAGCTTCGTGCCAGCCGTCTGCGTCCTGGCCGCGACGGTGCTCGCAGTCgtcgtcttctccgccgactcGCCCTGGTCCTTCCtgcaag AGGCAAGGAGCAGAGAGTGGGCATGGACGTCGTCGCGCCGGAGATGGAGAAACACGAGGCCGCGGAAGGCGACATGGAGTCATCAGATCCCGCGCTCGCCGCGGGGCCGCGCGAGCACGAGCTGGAGCCCGTGGGGCGGTGGCAGGACGATCTGACGGTGCGCGGCATGGTGGCAGCGCTGCTCATCGGGTGCATCTACACCGTCATCGTCATGAGGATGTCGCTCACCACCGGACTAGTGCCCACGCTCAATGTCTCCGCCGCGCTGCTCTCCTTCCTCGCGCTCCGTGGCTGGACCAGCTTGCTGGACCGCTTCGGCATCGTGTCACGACCCTTCACCCCACAGGAGAACACCATCGTCCAGACATGCGGCGTGGCCTGCTACACCATCGCTTTCGCCG GTGGGTTCGGGTCAACCTTGCTGGGTCTAAACAAAAAGACGTACGAGCTCGCCGGCGACTCGGTGGCCAACCGGCCGGGGAGCTACAAGGAGCCAGGGATTGGCTGGATGACGGCATTCCTCTTTTCTTGCTGCTTCGGTGGACTCCTCACCTTGATTCCCCTTAGACAG GTATTGGTCGTCGACTATAAATTAACTTACCCTAGTGGGACGGCAACTGCAGTTCTTATAAACGGCTTCCATACCACCCAGGGAGACAAGAATTCAAA GAAGCAAATACGTGGGTTTCTGAAATACTTTGGGGGTAGCTTCATATGGAGTTTCTTCCAGTGGTTCTACACCGGCGGCGATGCTTGTGGGTTTGTTCAGTTCCCTACTTTTGGTCTCAAGGCCTGGAAGCAGAC ATTTTTCTTTGACTTCAGCATGACATACGTCGGCGCTGGGATGATTTGCCCACATATAGTAAATGTTTCCACCCTCCTAGGTGCAATTCTTTCATATGGAATATTGTACCCACTCATCAGTAAAAACAAGGGTGATTGGTACCCTGCAACTGTAAAAGAGAGCAGCATGAAAAGTTTGTACGGCTACAAG GCCTTCATATGTATCGCTCTTATCTTGGGGGATGGACTCTACCAATTCATCAAAATTATTAGCATCACTTTTAAGGGCATGTATCGACAATTTAGCCGTAAGTATATCAGTAATAGAG CGAAAAATATGGACAATACGGTCTCACTCGAGGATATGCAGCGCGATGAGGTCTTCAAGAGAGGCCATCTCCCCGCTTGGATGGCATACTCTGGGTATGCCGTGTTAAGCGTCGTTGCAGCGATTACCACGCCAATAATGTTTCGACAAGTGAAATGGTACTACATAGTTATAGCCTATGTCGTAGCCCCCATGCTTGGATTCGCCAACTCTTACGGCACAGGGCTTACTGATATCAACATGGGGTATAACTATGGGAAGATTGGACTCTTCGTCTTTGCGGGTTGGGCTGGCAGGGACAATGGTGTCGTTGCAGGCCTTGTTACTGGTACATGTGTGAAGCAGTTGGTTCTTATATCTGCAGATCTGATGCATGACTTCAAGACGGGTTATCTAACAAAGACATCACCAAGATCCATGATGGTGGCACAGGCCATTGGTACGGTCATGGGCTGCATCCTTGCTCCCCTTACGTTCATGCTCTTCTACAAGGCATTTGATATTGGCAACCCAGATGGTTACTGGAAGGCGCCGTATGCATTGATATACCGTAATATGGCAATACTTGGCGTGGAGGGGTTCTCGGTGTTGCCGAAGTATTGTCTAGCACTCTCTGGTGGATTCTTCGCATTTGCAGCACTCCTCAGCATCGCAAGAGATGTCATGCCACACAGATATAGCAAGTATGTGCCCATACCCATGGCCATGGCAGTCCCATTCCTTGTCGGCGGGAGCTTCGCAATTGATATGTGCGTCGGAAGTTTGGTGGTTTTTGTCTGGAACAAGATAAACAAAAAGGAGGCTGGTTTCATGGTCCCTGCGGTTGCATCCGGTTTGATATGTGGGGATGGAATATGGACATTCCCTTCTTCCATACTTGCCATTGCCAAGATTAAACCACCAATTTGCATGCAGTTTACACCTGCACCCTAG
- the LOC125530320 gene encoding iron-phytosiderophore transporter yellow stripe 1-like isoform X1, producing the protein MHTAAVELPHICFPPFVILSTQVREATKAGSEHGSREKQHRRRKGPGAVVVLIAGRPGDRQEAAAAASKPPKELRASRLRPGRDGARSRRLLRRLALVLPASLDCHETGRDFPGNQLVGRAVWFLLISLRGKEQRVGMDVVAPEMEKHEAAEGDMESSDPALAAGPREHELEPVGRWQDDLTVRGMVAALLIGCIYTVIVMRMSLTTGLVPTLNVSAALLSFLALRGWTSLLDRFGIVSRPFTPQENTIVQTCGVACYTIAFAGGFGSTLLGLNKKTYELAGDSVANRPGSYKEPGIGWMTAFLFSCCFGGLLTLIPLRQVLVVDYKLTYPSGTATAVLINGFHTTQGDKNSKKQIRGFLKYFGGSFIWSFFQWFYTGGDACGFVQFPTFGLKAWKQTFFFDFSMTYVGAGMICPHIVNVSTLLGAILSYGILYPLISKNKGDWYPATVKESSMKSLYGYKAFICIALILGDGLYQFIKIISITFKGMYRQFSRKYISNRAKNMDNTVSLEDMQRDEVFKRGHLPAWMAYSGYAVLSVVAAITTPIMFRQVKWYYIVIAYVVAPMLGFANSYGTGLTDINMGYNYGKIGLFVFAGWAGRDNGVVAGLVTGTCVKQLVLISADLMHDFKTGYLTKTSPRSMMVAQAIGTVMGCILAPLTFMLFYKAFDIGNPDGYWKAPYALIYRNMAILGVEGFSVLPKYCLALSGGFFAFAALLSIARDVMPHRYSKYVPIPMAMAVPFLVGGSFAIDMCVGSLVVFVWNKINKKEAGFMVPAVASGLICGDGIWTFPSSILAIAKIKPPICMQFTPAP; encoded by the exons ATGCACACAGCCGCGGTGGAGCTCCCGCACATTTGTTTCCCTCCCTTCGTTATTCTATCCACGCAAGTCCGCGAGGCGACCAAGGCCGGAAGCGAGCATGGAAGTCGAGAGAAGCAGCACCGACGCCGCAAGGGACCCGGCGCCGTCGTCGTCCTCATCGCTGGCCGACCTGGAGACCGCCAAGAGGCGGCCGCGGCGGCTTCCAAGCCGCCCAAAGAGCTTCGTGCCAGCCGTCTGCGTCCTGGCCGCGACGGTGCTCGCAGTCgtcgtcttctccgccgactcGCCCTGGTCCTTCCtgcaag CTTGGATTGTCACGAAACAGGGCGTGACTTCCCCGGAAACCAGCTAGTCGGCCGAGCGGTGTGGTTTCTTCTTATCTCGTTGAG AGGCAAGGAGCAGAGAGTGGGCATGGACGTCGTCGCGCCGGAGATGGAGAAACACGAGGCCGCGGAAGGCGACATGGAGTCATCAGATCCCGCGCTCGCCGCGGGGCCGCGCGAGCACGAGCTGGAGCCCGTGGGGCGGTGGCAGGACGATCTGACGGTGCGCGGCATGGTGGCAGCGCTGCTCATCGGGTGCATCTACACCGTCATCGTCATGAGGATGTCGCTCACCACCGGACTAGTGCCCACGCTCAATGTCTCCGCCGCGCTGCTCTCCTTCCTCGCGCTCCGTGGCTGGACCAGCTTGCTGGACCGCTTCGGCATCGTGTCACGACCCTTCACCCCACAGGAGAACACCATCGTCCAGACATGCGGCGTGGCCTGCTACACCATCGCTTTCGCCG GTGGGTTCGGGTCAACCTTGCTGGGTCTAAACAAAAAGACGTACGAGCTCGCCGGCGACTCGGTGGCCAACCGGCCGGGGAGCTACAAGGAGCCAGGGATTGGCTGGATGACGGCATTCCTCTTTTCTTGCTGCTTCGGTGGACTCCTCACCTTGATTCCCCTTAGACAG GTATTGGTCGTCGACTATAAATTAACTTACCCTAGTGGGACGGCAACTGCAGTTCTTATAAACGGCTTCCATACCACCCAGGGAGACAAGAATTCAAA GAAGCAAATACGTGGGTTTCTGAAATACTTTGGGGGTAGCTTCATATGGAGTTTCTTCCAGTGGTTCTACACCGGCGGCGATGCTTGTGGGTTTGTTCAGTTCCCTACTTTTGGTCTCAAGGCCTGGAAGCAGAC ATTTTTCTTTGACTTCAGCATGACATACGTCGGCGCTGGGATGATTTGCCCACATATAGTAAATGTTTCCACCCTCCTAGGTGCAATTCTTTCATATGGAATATTGTACCCACTCATCAGTAAAAACAAGGGTGATTGGTACCCTGCAACTGTAAAAGAGAGCAGCATGAAAAGTTTGTACGGCTACAAG GCCTTCATATGTATCGCTCTTATCTTGGGGGATGGACTCTACCAATTCATCAAAATTATTAGCATCACTTTTAAGGGCATGTATCGACAATTTAGCCGTAAGTATATCAGTAATAGAG CGAAAAATATGGACAATACGGTCTCACTCGAGGATATGCAGCGCGATGAGGTCTTCAAGAGAGGCCATCTCCCCGCTTGGATGGCATACTCTGGGTATGCCGTGTTAAGCGTCGTTGCAGCGATTACCACGCCAATAATGTTTCGACAAGTGAAATGGTACTACATAGTTATAGCCTATGTCGTAGCCCCCATGCTTGGATTCGCCAACTCTTACGGCACAGGGCTTACTGATATCAACATGGGGTATAACTATGGGAAGATTGGACTCTTCGTCTTTGCGGGTTGGGCTGGCAGGGACAATGGTGTCGTTGCAGGCCTTGTTACTGGTACATGTGTGAAGCAGTTGGTTCTTATATCTGCAGATCTGATGCATGACTTCAAGACGGGTTATCTAACAAAGACATCACCAAGATCCATGATGGTGGCACAGGCCATTGGTACGGTCATGGGCTGCATCCTTGCTCCCCTTACGTTCATGCTCTTCTACAAGGCATTTGATATTGGCAACCCAGATGGTTACTGGAAGGCGCCGTATGCATTGATATACCGTAATATGGCAATACTTGGCGTGGAGGGGTTCTCGGTGTTGCCGAAGTATTGTCTAGCACTCTCTGGTGGATTCTTCGCATTTGCAGCACTCCTCAGCATCGCAAGAGATGTCATGCCACACAGATATAGCAAGTATGTGCCCATACCCATGGCCATGGCAGTCCCATTCCTTGTCGGCGGGAGCTTCGCAATTGATATGTGCGTCGGAAGTTTGGTGGTTTTTGTCTGGAACAAGATAAACAAAAAGGAGGCTGGTTTCATGGTCCCTGCGGTTGCATCCGGTTTGATATGTGGGGATGGAATATGGACATTCCCTTCTTCCATACTTGCCATTGCCAAGATTAAACCACCAATTTGCATGCAGTTTACACCTGCACCCTAG
- the LOC125530320 gene encoding iron-phytosiderophore transporter yellow stripe 1-like isoform X3, which yields MEVERSSTDAARDPAPSSSSSLADLETAKRRPRRLPSRPKSFVPAVCVLAATVLAVVVFSADSPWSFLQGRDFPGNQLVGRAVWFLLISLRGKEQRVGMDVVAPEMEKHEAAEGDMESSDPALAAGPREHELEPVGRWQDDLTVRGMVAALLIGCIYTVIVMRMSLTTGLVPTLNVSAALLSFLALRGWTSLLDRFGIVSRPFTPQENTIVQTCGVACYTIAFAGGFGSTLLGLNKKTYELAGDSVANRPGSYKEPGIGWMTAFLFSCCFGGLLTLIPLRQVLVVDYKLTYPSGTATAVLINGFHTTQGDKNSKKQIRGFLKYFGGSFIWSFFQWFYTGGDACGFVQFPTFGLKAWKQTFFFDFSMTYVGAGMICPHIVNVSTLLGAILSYGILYPLISKNKGDWYPATVKESSMKSLYGYKAFICIALILGDGLYQFIKIISITFKGMYRQFSRKYISNRAKNMDNTVSLEDMQRDEVFKRGHLPAWMAYSGYAVLSVVAAITTPIMFRQVKWYYIVIAYVVAPMLGFANSYGTGLTDINMGYNYGKIGLFVFAGWAGRDNGVVAGLVTGTCVKQLVLISADLMHDFKTGYLTKTSPRSMMVAQAIGTVMGCILAPLTFMLFYKAFDIGNPDGYWKAPYALIYRNMAILGVEGFSVLPKYCLALSGGFFAFAALLSIARDVMPHRYSKYVPIPMAMAVPFLVGGSFAIDMCVGSLVVFVWNKINKKEAGFMVPAVASGLICGDGIWTFPSSILAIAKIKPPICMQFTPAP from the exons ATGGAAGTCGAGAGAAGCAGCACCGACGCCGCAAGGGACCCGGCGCCGTCGTCGTCCTCATCGCTGGCCGACCTGGAGACCGCCAAGAGGCGGCCGCGGCGGCTTCCAAGCCGCCCAAAGAGCTTCGTGCCAGCCGTCTGCGTCCTGGCCGCGACGGTGCTCGCAGTCgtcgtcttctccgccgactcGCCCTGGTCCTTCCtgcaag GGCGTGACTTCCCCGGAAACCAGCTAGTCGGCCGAGCGGTGTGGTTTCTTCTTATCTCGTTGAG AGGCAAGGAGCAGAGAGTGGGCATGGACGTCGTCGCGCCGGAGATGGAGAAACACGAGGCCGCGGAAGGCGACATGGAGTCATCAGATCCCGCGCTCGCCGCGGGGCCGCGCGAGCACGAGCTGGAGCCCGTGGGGCGGTGGCAGGACGATCTGACGGTGCGCGGCATGGTGGCAGCGCTGCTCATCGGGTGCATCTACACCGTCATCGTCATGAGGATGTCGCTCACCACCGGACTAGTGCCCACGCTCAATGTCTCCGCCGCGCTGCTCTCCTTCCTCGCGCTCCGTGGCTGGACCAGCTTGCTGGACCGCTTCGGCATCGTGTCACGACCCTTCACCCCACAGGAGAACACCATCGTCCAGACATGCGGCGTGGCCTGCTACACCATCGCTTTCGCCG GTGGGTTCGGGTCAACCTTGCTGGGTCTAAACAAAAAGACGTACGAGCTCGCCGGCGACTCGGTGGCCAACCGGCCGGGGAGCTACAAGGAGCCAGGGATTGGCTGGATGACGGCATTCCTCTTTTCTTGCTGCTTCGGTGGACTCCTCACCTTGATTCCCCTTAGACAG GTATTGGTCGTCGACTATAAATTAACTTACCCTAGTGGGACGGCAACTGCAGTTCTTATAAACGGCTTCCATACCACCCAGGGAGACAAGAATTCAAA GAAGCAAATACGTGGGTTTCTGAAATACTTTGGGGGTAGCTTCATATGGAGTTTCTTCCAGTGGTTCTACACCGGCGGCGATGCTTGTGGGTTTGTTCAGTTCCCTACTTTTGGTCTCAAGGCCTGGAAGCAGAC ATTTTTCTTTGACTTCAGCATGACATACGTCGGCGCTGGGATGATTTGCCCACATATAGTAAATGTTTCCACCCTCCTAGGTGCAATTCTTTCATATGGAATATTGTACCCACTCATCAGTAAAAACAAGGGTGATTGGTACCCTGCAACTGTAAAAGAGAGCAGCATGAAAAGTTTGTACGGCTACAAG GCCTTCATATGTATCGCTCTTATCTTGGGGGATGGACTCTACCAATTCATCAAAATTATTAGCATCACTTTTAAGGGCATGTATCGACAATTTAGCCGTAAGTATATCAGTAATAGAG CGAAAAATATGGACAATACGGTCTCACTCGAGGATATGCAGCGCGATGAGGTCTTCAAGAGAGGCCATCTCCCCGCTTGGATGGCATACTCTGGGTATGCCGTGTTAAGCGTCGTTGCAGCGATTACCACGCCAATAATGTTTCGACAAGTGAAATGGTACTACATAGTTATAGCCTATGTCGTAGCCCCCATGCTTGGATTCGCCAACTCTTACGGCACAGGGCTTACTGATATCAACATGGGGTATAACTATGGGAAGATTGGACTCTTCGTCTTTGCGGGTTGGGCTGGCAGGGACAATGGTGTCGTTGCAGGCCTTGTTACTGGTACATGTGTGAAGCAGTTGGTTCTTATATCTGCAGATCTGATGCATGACTTCAAGACGGGTTATCTAACAAAGACATCACCAAGATCCATGATGGTGGCACAGGCCATTGGTACGGTCATGGGCTGCATCCTTGCTCCCCTTACGTTCATGCTCTTCTACAAGGCATTTGATATTGGCAACCCAGATGGTTACTGGAAGGCGCCGTATGCATTGATATACCGTAATATGGCAATACTTGGCGTGGAGGGGTTCTCGGTGTTGCCGAAGTATTGTCTAGCACTCTCTGGTGGATTCTTCGCATTTGCAGCACTCCTCAGCATCGCAAGAGATGTCATGCCACACAGATATAGCAAGTATGTGCCCATACCCATGGCCATGGCAGTCCCATTCCTTGTCGGCGGGAGCTTCGCAATTGATATGTGCGTCGGAAGTTTGGTGGTTTTTGTCTGGAACAAGATAAACAAAAAGGAGGCTGGTTTCATGGTCCCTGCGGTTGCATCCGGTTTGATATGTGGGGATGGAATATGGACATTCCCTTCTTCCATACTTGCCATTGCCAAGATTAAACCACCAATTTGCATGCAGTTTACACCTGCACCCTAG
- the LOC125530320 gene encoding iron-phytosiderophore transporter yellow stripe 1-like isoform X4 produces the protein MDVVAPEMEKHEAAEGDMESSDPALAAGPREHELEPVGRWQDDLTVRGMVAALLIGCIYTVIVMRMSLTTGLVPTLNVSAALLSFLALRGWTSLLDRFGIVSRPFTPQENTIVQTCGVACYTIAFAGGFGSTLLGLNKKTYELAGDSVANRPGSYKEPGIGWMTAFLFSCCFGGLLTLIPLRQVLVVDYKLTYPSGTATAVLINGFHTTQGDKNSKKQIRGFLKYFGGSFIWSFFQWFYTGGDACGFVQFPTFGLKAWKQTFFFDFSMTYVGAGMICPHIVNVSTLLGAILSYGILYPLISKNKGDWYPATVKESSMKSLYGYKAFICIALILGDGLYQFIKIISITFKGMYRQFSRKYISNRAKNMDNTVSLEDMQRDEVFKRGHLPAWMAYSGYAVLSVVAAITTPIMFRQVKWYYIVIAYVVAPMLGFANSYGTGLTDINMGYNYGKIGLFVFAGWAGRDNGVVAGLVTGTCVKQLVLISADLMHDFKTGYLTKTSPRSMMVAQAIGTVMGCILAPLTFMLFYKAFDIGNPDGYWKAPYALIYRNMAILGVEGFSVLPKYCLALSGGFFAFAALLSIARDVMPHRYSKYVPIPMAMAVPFLVGGSFAIDMCVGSLVVFVWNKINKKEAGFMVPAVASGLICGDGIWTFPSSILAIAKIKPPICMQFTPAP, from the exons ATGGACGTCGTCGCGCCGGAGATGGAGAAACACGAGGCCGCGGAAGGCGACATGGAGTCATCAGATCCCGCGCTCGCCGCGGGGCCGCGCGAGCACGAGCTGGAGCCCGTGGGGCGGTGGCAGGACGATCTGACGGTGCGCGGCATGGTGGCAGCGCTGCTCATCGGGTGCATCTACACCGTCATCGTCATGAGGATGTCGCTCACCACCGGACTAGTGCCCACGCTCAATGTCTCCGCCGCGCTGCTCTCCTTCCTCGCGCTCCGTGGCTGGACCAGCTTGCTGGACCGCTTCGGCATCGTGTCACGACCCTTCACCCCACAGGAGAACACCATCGTCCAGACATGCGGCGTGGCCTGCTACACCATCGCTTTCGCCG GTGGGTTCGGGTCAACCTTGCTGGGTCTAAACAAAAAGACGTACGAGCTCGCCGGCGACTCGGTGGCCAACCGGCCGGGGAGCTACAAGGAGCCAGGGATTGGCTGGATGACGGCATTCCTCTTTTCTTGCTGCTTCGGTGGACTCCTCACCTTGATTCCCCTTAGACAG GTATTGGTCGTCGACTATAAATTAACTTACCCTAGTGGGACGGCAACTGCAGTTCTTATAAACGGCTTCCATACCACCCAGGGAGACAAGAATTCAAA GAAGCAAATACGTGGGTTTCTGAAATACTTTGGGGGTAGCTTCATATGGAGTTTCTTCCAGTGGTTCTACACCGGCGGCGATGCTTGTGGGTTTGTTCAGTTCCCTACTTTTGGTCTCAAGGCCTGGAAGCAGAC ATTTTTCTTTGACTTCAGCATGACATACGTCGGCGCTGGGATGATTTGCCCACATATAGTAAATGTTTCCACCCTCCTAGGTGCAATTCTTTCATATGGAATATTGTACCCACTCATCAGTAAAAACAAGGGTGATTGGTACCCTGCAACTGTAAAAGAGAGCAGCATGAAAAGTTTGTACGGCTACAAG GCCTTCATATGTATCGCTCTTATCTTGGGGGATGGACTCTACCAATTCATCAAAATTATTAGCATCACTTTTAAGGGCATGTATCGACAATTTAGCCGTAAGTATATCAGTAATAGAG CGAAAAATATGGACAATACGGTCTCACTCGAGGATATGCAGCGCGATGAGGTCTTCAAGAGAGGCCATCTCCCCGCTTGGATGGCATACTCTGGGTATGCCGTGTTAAGCGTCGTTGCAGCGATTACCACGCCAATAATGTTTCGACAAGTGAAATGGTACTACATAGTTATAGCCTATGTCGTAGCCCCCATGCTTGGATTCGCCAACTCTTACGGCACAGGGCTTACTGATATCAACATGGGGTATAACTATGGGAAGATTGGACTCTTCGTCTTTGCGGGTTGGGCTGGCAGGGACAATGGTGTCGTTGCAGGCCTTGTTACTGGTACATGTGTGAAGCAGTTGGTTCTTATATCTGCAGATCTGATGCATGACTTCAAGACGGGTTATCTAACAAAGACATCACCAAGATCCATGATGGTGGCACAGGCCATTGGTACGGTCATGGGCTGCATCCTTGCTCCCCTTACGTTCATGCTCTTCTACAAGGCATTTGATATTGGCAACCCAGATGGTTACTGGAAGGCGCCGTATGCATTGATATACCGTAATATGGCAATACTTGGCGTGGAGGGGTTCTCGGTGTTGCCGAAGTATTGTCTAGCACTCTCTGGTGGATTCTTCGCATTTGCAGCACTCCTCAGCATCGCAAGAGATGTCATGCCACACAGATATAGCAAGTATGTGCCCATACCCATGGCCATGGCAGTCCCATTCCTTGTCGGCGGGAGCTTCGCAATTGATATGTGCGTCGGAAGTTTGGTGGTTTTTGTCTGGAACAAGATAAACAAAAAGGAGGCTGGTTTCATGGTCCCTGCGGTTGCATCCGGTTTGATATGTGGGGATGGAATATGGACATTCCCTTCTTCCATACTTGCCATTGCCAAGATTAAACCACCAATTTGCATGCAGTTTACACCTGCACCCTAG
- the LOC125530352 gene encoding uncharacterized protein LOC125530352 yields the protein MPASSDYAALLEVNAVNNENAPLEDYVYDKMDGGVHGGGDEEDELQEIEGEVFEASQTATYSKRSKSYTQIEDEVLIRAWEAVSLDAIHGTDQTGKRYWQMIEDKFFRLMPRNVEPTPRTYRPLQGGWDVIKAAVSRWCGCLEQVYNAPPGGTNEADWDKIAAARYRDMPASRGQPFAFEHC from the exons atgcctgCAAG CTCCGACTATGCGGCTCTCCTTGAGGTAAACGCAGTGAACAATGAGAATGCACCCCTCGAAGATTATGTATACGACAAGATGGACGGCGGGGTACACGGTGGCGGCGATGAAGAGGATGAGTTGCAAGAGATTGAAGGGGAGGTCTTCGAGGCATCGCAAACAGCAACATATAGCAAAAGGTCGAAGAGCTATACCCAAATAGAGGATGAGGTGCTGATCCGAGCTTGGGAGGCCGTGTCCCTCGATGCCATCCACGGCACCGACCAAACCGGGAAGAGGTATTGGCAAATGATAGAAGACAAGTTCTTCCGGTTGATGCCAAGGAATGTTGAGCCGACACCACGCACCTATAGACCACTCCAAGGAGGTTGGGATGTGATCAAGGCGGCGGTTAGCCGGTGGTGTGGATGCTTGGAGCAAGTGTACAATGCACCTCCAGGTGGCACTAATGAAGCCGATTGG GATAAAATTGCAGCCGCGAGGTATAGGGACATGCCGGCATCCAGGGGCCAGCCCTTTGCATTCGAGCATTGTTGA